A window of Argopecten irradians isolate NY chromosome 1, Ai_NY, whole genome shotgun sequence contains these coding sequences:
- the LOC138325031 gene encoding protein GDAP2 homolog translates to MEETGPEFEPLGARSKVVDIEKLTKWNLTQLPELVESIDSNSGEEVEIKTPFPWRSDLNTKIILWCGDITLLNVEAIVHSTNEKFNSSVKTPSSDVIFEKAGPELLAELKNNIKVCKTGDAKLTKGYKLLARYIIHTVGPRYNFKYVTAAESALYSCYRQVLQLVRETNIKTVALTPAHSELRGYPIEDGAHIAIRTVRRFLEKFGDEVETIVFQCTEEEMEAYQKILPLYFPRSSKEEAMASCMLPENIGNEDGEPIIAERQIRIMDKPTFASMRGHHEEFEETVDLNKEFATSTVLEVGKHPFAQMEDNPDEMKKSAIMGKTTDEQRQMENRRRYERLMKRARTEDLTDIAALKCLYRTEVDKYGRPVVIYVGKHFPGQSVNLEKALLYMLRVMEPVVESDYVVVYLHTETTASNHPPMNYLRQVYSLLDNKYRKNLKAFYIIHPTWWSKLATWFFTTFTASDIKNKVFSLRGVQYLYRSIAPDQIDVPSFVTNYDIKVNGPRYYEPPNDSQEGL, encoded by the exons ATGGAAGAGACAGGGCCCGAATTCGAACCTCTTGGTGCCCGCTCCAAAGTTGTGGACATTGAGAAGCTGACTAAATGGAATCTAACACAGCTTCCTGAACTTGTCGAGTCAATAGACAGTAATTCTGGTGAAGAAGTGGAAATCAAAACACCATTCCCTTGGAGAAGTGACCTCAATACTAAAATAATACTGTG GTGTGGAGATATCACACTACTTAATGTGGAGGCCATTGTTCACTCaaccaatgaaaagtttaatTCCTCTGTAAAAACACCATCATCAGACGTAATATTTGAGAAAGCAGGGCCTGAATTGCTAGCTGAACTGAAGAATAATATAAAAG TTTGTAAGACGGGTGATGCCAAACTGACAAAAGGTTATAAGCTCCTGGCCAGGTATATTATACATACTGTGGGACCCCGCTACAACTTTAAGTACGTCACAGCAGCTGAGAGTGCTCTGTATAGCTGTTATCGACAGGTGTTACAGCTGGTCCG agaGACAAATATCAAGACTGTAGCACTGACTCCAGCTCATTCTGAATTAAGGGGCTATCCTATTGAAGATGGAGCTCATATAGCTATCA GAACTGTACGGAGGTTTCTAGAAAAATTTGGAGATGAGGTGGAAACCATAGTGTTTCAGTGTACTGAAGAGGAAATG GAGGCTTACCAGAAGATCCTTCCACTGTATTTTCCCCGCAGTAGTAAGGAAGAAGCAATGGCCTCATGTATGTTACCAGAAAATATCGGTAATGAGGACGGAGAACCAATTATAGCGGAAAGACAAATCAGGATCATGGATAAACCTACATTTGCCTCCATGC GTGGCCACCATGAGGAGTTTGAGGAAACTGTCGACCTTAATAAAGAGTTCGCCACATCCACTGTATTGGAGGTCGGTAAACATCCATTCGCTCAGATGGAAGATAATCCTGACGAGATGAAGAAGTCAGCCATCATGGGGAAAACTACAGACGAACAAAGACAGATGGAAAATAGGAGAAG GTATGAGAGGTTAATGAAGCGTGCGAGGACGGAGGACCTGACGGATATAGCGGCCCTTAAGTGTCTTTACCGGACAGAGGTGGACAAGTATGGCCGACCAGTGGTCATCTATGTAGGGAAACATTTCCCTGGACAGAGTGTTAACCTAGAAAAG GCCCTTCTGTACATGTTGAGAGTGATGGAGCCAGTGGTAGAGAGTGATTATGTCGTGGTGTATCTCCATACTGAGACAACAGCGTCTAACCACCCGCCCATGAATTATCTCAGACAAGTGTATAGTCTACTAGATAACAA GTACAGGAAGAACTTGAAAGCCTTCTACATCATCCACCCAACTTGGTGGTCCAAG CTTGCCACTTGGTTTTTCACAACTTTCACTGCATCagacataaaaaacaaagtGTTCAGTTTACGAGGTGTTCAGTATTTATATCGCTCCATTGCTCCAGACCAGATAGATGTACCGTCGTTTGTAACAAATTACGATATAAAG